The Candidatus Rubidus massiliensis DNA segment AGGTGATTATTTTAAAAAAGGAGAACGAATTCCCTCAAGCTATGTACACGAAGGAAGTGGGGTAGCTTCCCTTTTTGACAAAGATGGCCATTTTTTACGTAAAATTATTTATCACAATGGAAAACCTACGATTGAAAACTAAACAAGAATTGCGAAACCATTGGAAAAAAATAAGGGCTTCAATTTCCTGCAAACGAAAAAAGGAAGCCGCCTATGCGCTCACGGAGCTTAAAAATACTTTTCAAAATGGATTAGTTCTGTCTTATGTTAGTTTTGCAACAGAGTTGAACACCTATTATATAAATCAAATTTTGCTAAAAAAAAAGATTCTTTGTTTACCAAAAATTGTATCTCAAGAACTTGCTTTCTACCAGATCACAAATTACGATCAATTAAAACTAAATTCTTTCGGAATTTTAGAACCTGATGAGAAGCTCTCTAAACCCATTACTTGTGAACAAATTACAGATGTTATTGTTCCAGGCCTTTGTTTTGATCCACTTCACCACCGTTTAGGCTATGGGAAAGGATTTTATGACAAAACCCTACAAAAGTGGAATCACACTTTTGTCACGCATGGATGTGGCTTTTTTGAACAATTTTCTTCACTCCATTTGCCAGTAAATAATTTTGATTATCCTTTAAACAATGTTTTTCTTTTTTAGATAGATCATTAAACGTCAAAGAGTTACCATTAAAAATCTATAAATATTTTTTTACCATTATTAGTATTATGGGAATAAATAAATAATAGTCTATAATTCAAATTTCTACTTCCACTTGAATCTGTTACATTACACTTTGCTTAAAAGATATTGATAAAATTTTTGTTAACAAATCATGACTAAATAAGCTTTTATAAGAGGTCATTTGACGACTTAACCTCTCAAAAAAAAGGTCAAAAGATTATCCATTTATTCACAGCTAATAATTTAAGAAAACTTGTATAAAAAAGGAGTGAGCATGTCACAAGCCACGGATCCAGAAAAGAAAAAAGCCTTAGACTTAGCTTTAAGCCATATTAAAAAACAATTTGGTGAAGGGGCGATAATGTCTTTTAGCAAACGCTCGACTGAAAGAGAGCTCAGTGTGATACCTACAGGAGCTTTGGCTTTAGATATAGCCTTAGGAGTTGGTGGAGTGCCAAGAGGACGAGTTGTTGAAGTGTTTGGCCCTGAATCATCAGGAAAATCAACTTTAGCTTTACATATTGTTGCCAACGCGCAACGCAATGGAGGCGTTGCCGCTTACATTGACGTCGAGCACGCGTTAGATCCTCTTTACGCTCAAAGAATTGGGGTTAATATTGATGATTTGCTCATTTCTCAACCAGATAGCGGTGAAGAAGCGCTAAATATTGCGGAAATGCTCGCTCGCTCTAATGCAATAGATGTTATTATTATCGACTCTGTAGCGGCTTTAGTTCCAAAATCTGAGCTAGAAGGAGAAATTGGTGATCAATTTGTCGGTCTCCAAGCCCGCATGATGTCTCAGGCTTTAAGAAAACTTACTGCGTCTCTTTCAAAAAGCAATACGTGTGCCATTTTTATCAACCAAATTAGAGAAAAAATTGGTGTTATGTATGGCAACCCTGAAACAACAACAGGCGGAAGAGCTTTAAAATTTTATTCTTCTGTGCGTCTTGAAATCAGAAGAACCGCTGGAGTTAAAGGTAATGACAATAATGAAATAGGCAATCGCGTCAAAGTAAAAGTTGTAAAAAACAAAGTAGCTCCCCCTTTAAGGATCGCTGAATTTGATATTTTATACAACAAAGGTATTTGCCAAACAGGAAGCGCTATAGATATGGGTGTAAGTTTCAATATCATAGATAAAAAAGGTTCCTGGTTTAGTTACAAAGGACAGCGCCTAGGACAAGGTAGAGATTCTGTCAAAGAGGAACTAGAAAAAAATCCAGCCCTTTTAGAAGAAATTGAAAAACAAATTAAATTATATTCTAAAGAAAAAATTGATTCTATTTCGTTTAAAGGTTCAGAAGAAGCTTTAGCGGAAGAGTTAGCAGGGGTATAATTTACTCTTAAGGCCTTAAATGGCGATTATTCCTTTAAATAATCATCTTTAAGGCCTTTTATTATAGCCACTAGGTAGCCTTAAGCTGTTCTAGCATTTCAAATAATACGGAATGATTCAGTTCTAAATTCTCGCAAGTTGTTGTAAAAGATTCTAAATGATAATCCAATAATATCTGAGCTTCGTTTTTTCCAAGAAGATTCACCGTATTTATTTTTCGATCTTGAAGAGCATCTTCTTGTGCGTCGATAAAATCATCCGCTATTTGAAAAGCCATGCCAAAGTGTTTTGCAGCATTTTTAACTTGATCTATTTTTTCAGGATTTCCACCTCCAAACAACCACCCTAAAACAAAAGAAATTTCAAAAAGAGTCACTGTTTTTTTTCTAATCGTTTCAAAGATTTCTGCTAAATCAAAATGGGAAGGGTAAATGTCAAAGTATTGCCCGGCTGACGCTCCATTTAATCCCGTATTAACAGAAACGTTTTGCATAGCTAATACGATTAAGCGATCGGCTTTCTCTTGGCTTAAACCTTTTTGCTTTAAAAGCTCACCATTGGCCGCTAGGAGCTCGTATCCGGCTGCGATAAGGGAATAACTGGCTAAGATAGCGGTCGCTTCTCCAAAGGCTTTATGTAAAGCCGGCTTTTGCCTTCTTAACTCTTCATCATCCATGCATGGCAAATCATCTGCGATCAAAGAGGCTGTATGAAAAAATTCTACGGCTAAAGCCGCTTGCGTCGCGTCAAATTGGAAAGGGAGAGATTTAGCTATTAAAAGAACTAAAATAGGTCGAAACCTTTTTCCACCGTTTAACAGGGCATATTCACAAGCATCTCGCAAAGTGCTTTTGACGCTCCAAGCATTAATATATCCTTTTAAGGCGTTTTCTACGGTTTCTTGATACTGTTTTAAAAAATCTATTCTCATATTTCCACTTCTGTTTTCCTAAAAGAGTGCGGTTTTATAATTGCATTTGCCGGAACAACCCCAAAAATTGTGGAATTGGGAAAGGAAGATGCCTTTTTTCCAATAATAGCTCCTGGATTTGTAACAGTATTGCATCCCAATTGGCAACCATCCCCAATAACCGCTCCCATTTTTTTAAGACCCGTTTGATAGATTTTTCCTTGATCTTTTATGGTGATTTCCTCTCTATTCAGTTTAACGTTCGAGCAAATTGTTCCAGCTCCTAGATTGACATTTATACCTAAAATTGAATCACCAAGATAAGAAAAATGGGCGGCATGAGCGCCTGGGCTTAAAAAACAATTTTTAGCTTCTGTTGCATGACCAATTAATGACCCTTCTTCAGCTATTACATTACCTCTGATATAAGCGCCGTGTCTTATCACACAATTGGCTTCAATAATAACCGGCCCTTTAATATATGCCCCCGGTTCTAAAACCGTTCCTCTACCAATAGAAATTAACTCCGGATTTTCAAGATAAACCCCTCTTGGAATATCAATTTCAATTTTTCCAAGTTTATAATTAGAGAGATATTCTTCAAGTTTTGCTATGACTTCCCAAATGTAAGAAACTGAAAACAATTCTTTATGTTTAAGATCGCTAAGATTAATAAAATAATTTGGGGAAAAATTGTTCATAACTAATTTGCTAATTTTTGAATTCAGAAATTTCAAATCTTTGGTCGAAAATTTGAGTAACTTCAAGTTTATATCTAGATAAGCTCTTAATTTCAACATGTTTTAAAGAATAAATAAAAATATATATAGTTAATATTTCTTCTTATTCAGAGATCGTGGAATTGTTCATAAGTCAGGAGTTTTCTCACTAAAAGTGATTGTTCAAAAGTTGTTCAAGCGTTGTGCAAAAAATACAAGTTATCAACAAGAAAAAGTTATCAACAAAAGAATGGTCAAAATTACGAACAATTTTAAAAGAAAAAAAATAAGAGTTATCTTTCCTTTCAACAACGACTGAAGAAGAAAAGAAAAGATATATATAGGATTTCTCTTCTTCCTCTTTAGCTGTGGAATTGTTTATAATAAAGGGTATTTCCTTGACAAACTCAATGTTTATACTTTGTTCATGAACTGTTCAAAGATTGGAAGTTATCATAAGAAGAGTCATTATTAACAATTTTATAAACAAAAGTATGAACCAATAATTAGAAGTTATGAACAAGTTTTCCCAAAAAAAGTTATGTTCACATTTTCCACATTGCCCAAGTTGTCAGATGCAACAGATCGAGGAGTCTGCTCTTTATCAAAAGGCCCTAAATTTTTTTGCAAAACAAAAAATTAAGTATGAATATACAGAGGGGCAAGGAACTGGTTGGAGAAGAAGAGCAAAATTAGCCGTTCGTTGGCAAAAAAAGGCCCTTTGCATTGGTTTATATGAACCTGGTACTCACAAAGTGATTAACATCGACAACTGTGCTGCTCATGATCCCTTAATAAATTCTGCCATTAAGTTGTTTAAGGCGTGGGTTAGTGAGGAAGGTTTACAAGCGTATGATGAAGATAAACGAACGGGATTGATAAAATACATTCAATTAGAAGTGGAACGAATGACCCAGACTGTTCGTTTGACAATCGTTCTTCACGCAGACCAAATAGATGAATCATTCAAAACAAAAATTATAAGATTATATGAAAAAGAGAGTATTTGGCATTCCATTTGGATTAATTGCAACTTGACAATTACGAATACTATTTTTGGCAAAAAATGGGAGCTCATTTGTGGAAAAAAATTTTTATGGGAAAATTATGATAACCTTAAAGTGGCCTTTCTCCCATCTAATTTTATGCAAGCAAATGCCGAAATGTATGCGTGTCTTTTAGAAGACATATACAATCAACTGACCCAAAAGACAAATGTGGAAGAATTTTATGCAGGTGTTGGCACAATTGGTTTAAAAATTGTGGAAAAAGCTAATCAAGTGCATTGCTGTGAACTCGATGATTCTTCTAAGGCTAGTTTTGAAGTCGCCAAAAATGTTTTACCATTAGCAAATCAATCAAAAATAGAATTTGTTGTAGCTTCTGCCAAAGACATAGCCAATCGCTTATTAGAGTGTGAAACCGCCATTTTTGATCCTCCACGCAAGGGATTAGATAAAGAACTATTAACTCAGATAGCAAAATCTACAACACTTAAAGAAATCCATTACGTCTCTTGTGGATGGGACAGTTTTGAAAGGGATACTTATCAATTAATCTCTTTGGGATGGCAAATAAAATTTGCTAAGATTTACTGGTTTTTCCCAGGAACGGACCATATTGAAACCTATGTTGTCTTCAAAAAAAATTAAGAAATATTTTGATGCTGATTAGAAAAGCGGATTTATTAAACTTGTCCAAGCCAAACGATCCAATCTATTGACATTGGTTGCCTATAAAAAATCAAATATCTTAAATTAAAAAAAGCCGAGTTTAATGGATCCATACCGCACAACTCCAAAGGGTTAGAGATTTTTACGCTTTTTACAGAATTGATCGAGGCCAAATAAATTGTACATTGACCGACGGTCGGTCTTTTGGTAGAATGATCACTTTCTAATTTTAAGGTATTATTTTGAAAAACAAAAATATACTCATTTCAGGTGCGGGCGTCGCCGGTCTTACCCTGGCTTTTTGGTTGAAGAGGTTTGGATTTAATCCGACACTTGTAGAAAAACATCCTACTTTGCGCCTAGGAGGCTATAAAATAGATATTCGAGGCGTGGCACTCGAAATTCTTAAACGTATGGAAATTTATTCCTTGGTCGCAGAACATCGAACTGCCATATCCCACGCGGTCTTTGTGGATAAGGCAGGTAAACAAGTTTCTCAAGTAAGTGCTGATTTTTGTGGTACTCGAATGGAAGGCGTCGATCTTGAAATTATGAGGGGAAATCTTTGTTTAATCATGAAAGATGCCCTTGGTGAAGTTGAATGTCTTTTTGATGACACTGTAACTCATATTGCACAAGGTATAAACGGAGTTACGGTTAGATTCGAAAAACACACCCCTCGTTTATTTGACCTAGTCATTGGAACAGATGGTTTGCATTCTACTATACGAAAGTTAACATTTGGTGATGAATTCATTTTTTCCAGGGAATTTGGGGTGTATTTATCAGTTTTTTCCATTCCCAATTTCCTCAATTTAGATGCTTGTGAAATCGAGCACCATTCTTTTCGAAAATTTGTCAATCTTTACAGAGATGGAAACGATATCAATGCTAAGGTAGCAATGGCTTTTTCAATTGATAAGCCATTTTATTCTCGCGATCAAAATGAACAGAAAAAATTAATTGAAGAAATTTTTGCCAATTCTGACTGGGAAATGTCGAGAATTCTCGAAGCAATGAAAGATAGCTCTGATTTTTACTTTGATTCTATGGCACAGATTCATATGCCTCTTTGGTCCAAAGACCGTGTTACATTAGTTGGAGATGCGGCTTATTCAGCTACACCTATGTCAGGTCAAGGAACCAGTATCGCTATCGCTGGAGCTTATGTTCTTGCAGGAGAGCTTTCAGATGCTGAAGGTGATTATCAAGTTGCTTTTTCAAATTACGAAAAATTAATAAGACCATTTGTCGAAAAGAATCAAGCTTTAGCTCATGTGAGTGCTCGCATTATGAAGGGTTCTTTTTACAGCGTTTGGCTTCATAAAATTGCATCCATCATGCCTGCAAAAGTACTCCATTATTTTAAAAACTTAGCATTGAATCGAACAACAAAGGCCGCAAATGCGCTTATTCTAAAGGAATATAATGAAAAGAATAATTAAAAATCCTGCCGAACGAAGAGCAGAAATAGTCAGAACAGCTCGTGATTTATTCCTCACAAAGGATTATGACAGGACCACAATGCAAGATTTCATGAATCATCTGGGTATTGCTAAAGGGACGATTTATCATTACTTTAAGTCAAAAGAAGAGCTCTTAGAAGCGGTTGTGGAAGATATTGTAAATCAACATATTGAGGAAATGAATATTCTAATTCAAAAGACTACCGGGAATGCTCTGCAAAAATTACAAGCCCTTATTGAAGCTGGTAATAAAGTAGAAGCCCCTTTAGTTTTAGAAAAACTTCATGAAAGAGGAAATGAGTCTATGCATACTAGAATATTGGTCGCTACTTTAATGAAGCAGGCTCCTTTATATGCCAAATTAATTCAGCAAGGATGTGAAGAAGGACTATTTGAAACCAATTATCCTTTAGAATGTGCCGAATTTATTCTTTCCGGTATTCAATTTTTGACCGATTTAGGTATTTCTCCTTGGACAGAAGAAGATCTAATGCGAAGAATAAAAGCTTTTCCTAAACTGATTGAACAGTTGCTGCAAGCACCGTCAAATTCATTTCAATTTATGTTAAAAAATGGCCGGTATATTAATTAAGAACCTTGTAGAATTGGTCGGATAAAAATTATGAAATTTCAAATTCTAAAAAATAAACTTCGTGATGAAGTCAAAAAAAAGATTTTTGATGGATTTGGGAGCCAAGCTATTGAGTCTACCGGCATTAATGGCCTAGAAGAAGATCCGATATCTTTCGAAATTTTCCATGATCAAGAGTTTGTTGGAGCTATAGTCGTGCAATGTTTTTGGGGACAGCTGCATATCAAATATCTTTTTGTGGAAAAGCATTATCGAGGCCAAGGAATTGCGCGTGAGCTAATGAATTATGCTCTCGAATTTGGAAAGAAGCAAGGTTACCATTTTGCATTTGTGGAGACAATGAGTTTTCAAGCTCCTGAGTTCTATCAAAAGATGGGCTTTAAAATTGAATTTTCCAGATCAGGATATGCAAAGGATACTTGCTTTCACTATCTTAAGAAAAATTTAAAAGATGAAGTCGATACAGCAACGAGAGAAGAAGTAACAAGATTGGGCGTGTATGGAGTTTCAATAAAAGATGGAAATATATTGCTAGTATACCAAAAAAAAGGTCCTTATGCAGGGAAGCTAGATTTTCCAGGTGGAGGCATTGAATTTGGAGAGTCTCCAGAGCAGGCGTTGCGTCGAGAATTTGTGGAAGAAGTTGCAATGGATTTTAATTCTTTGCAATTGATAGAAAACATTACTACAACAGTTAAAGTTCCTCTTTCTTCCTCAAACCAAGCTTACACGTTTTTCCATATCGGGATGATCTATCAAGTAAGTGGCTGTCGATGTATTGAAAAGCACACAGTGGGGGAATTAAACCATGTTTGGACCAATCCTAACACTCTTGCTCAAGATCAATGTTCCAGTTTGCTATGGAAATTTTTGCAAAAACAGTTGTAAATAAAAGTTTTGGATGATCATTAAGCTCTCTATGAAATCCATTTTTGTTAGGCATTTTGAAGAAGGCTAAAAGTGAAAAATGATCTTGAAGTAATTCTCCTAATTTCAACATCCAACGAATTTATCAAAGATTTTAGCAATAATTTTATTAGGTCGTTGTACGTGTTAGAGCAGAAAAAAACACGATGAAGAAAATTCAATGTACGGACTTATTGGCAGTCAAAGCATAAGCGTCAAATTCTTATGAAAAGCAAAGAAAAATAGATCTATATATACGTTTTCGTACATATTGTAGCGTAACGGATTCTTTTTTTTACCAATATTAAAGCTATCGATTCCTAAAGTTAAATTGTAGTTTCTTGGGGCCGTTTTGTTTACAATTTTTTGCTTTTCAATGCCAGCTATTTGGAATTGATAAACCCAGTCCATTTTTTCTGTGGCAAAAAGAGATTTCGCATTAATCCGATTTTCAACGAAGGATCCAAGAGGAGGGAAGCAAACATGGTTACTAATTAGCTTACAAGTGTAAATTTTTTTAGTCTACTTATGAATTACACAGTCATTAATAAAAAAAAAGACTTTGTAAATTTTATTCTTGGATCTTCTTAATTTTTTTAGACCATTAGCACCAAAATTCAACATGAGCCTAATCGATTTATATTTTTCTCTAGTTACTCTGTTACTTCCGCGGGTTTCAAATAGGTTTAGCCGAGGATTGGAAGCCTAGTCTATATTGAAAGCGATCTAGATTAGTTCTTACGCTTCAATATGAAATCAACTTATTTTTATTGTTTCGAGTCTCTAAAAATGGTACATCTGGGATGTAAGTTAAATATCTAATGGAGAGGTGTTTATGTTGAAACCTACAAGGTTAGGCCTTTCGGGGGGTATTTTATGGGGATTGTCCATGTTTATTTGCACTATTCTTGCGATCTACACGGGATACACCGCAAAATTTTTAGAATTAATGGCGGATCTTTATCCAGGTTACTCTATTACCTGGTGGGGAACAATCGTTGGTTTGATTTATGGTTTTATAGATGCGTTTGTTGGTCTATTTTTGCTAGCGTGGCTATATAACAAATTGGACCGGTAGGCGAAAAATATGAACTCTCACACTAATCGCCCGAATAGTGCAGATCTTGGGGATGCGGAGAGCGATCTGTGGCAAGCTGCGAATTACTAGGGTATCAATTTCTATAAACCCCACCCAATTTCAATTTTTGGGTAGGTTTTGTAGATTTATTTAACCTCGTTGCTAAGCTTGGTATTCACTTCAAGCCAATGATTAATTTTCATTAACAGATCGGAAAATGAAGGAGGAAGAGCTTCCATGCTTTTTGTACGCAAATTTTTCAAGTACTCGCTCCAAAAAATTTGCATGCGGGTGATTTCATCCTCTTGAAAGGAGATTGGTAAGGTT contains these protein-coding regions:
- a CDS encoding 5-formyltetrahydrofolate cyclo-ligase family protein; protein product: MENLRLKTKQELRNHWKKIRASISCKRKKEAAYALTELKNTFQNGLVLSYVSFATELNTYYINQILLKKKILCLPKIVSQELAFYQITNYDQLKLNSFGILEPDEKLSKPITCEQITDVIVPGLCFDPLHHRLGYGKGFYDKTLQKWNHTFVTHGCGFFEQFSSLHLPVNNFDYPLNNVFLF
- the recA gene encoding Recombinase A — its product is MSQATDPEKKKALDLALSHIKKQFGEGAIMSFSKRSTERELSVIPTGALALDIALGVGGVPRGRVVEVFGPESSGKSTLALHIVANAQRNGGVAAYIDVEHALDPLYAQRIGVNIDDLLISQPDSGEEALNIAEMLARSNAIDVIIIDSVAALVPKSELEGEIGDQFVGLQARMMSQALRKLTASLSKSNTCAIFINQIREKIGVMYGNPETTTGGRALKFYSSVRLEIRRTAGVKGNDNNEIGNRVKVKVVKNKVAPPLRIAEFDILYNKGICQTGSAIDMGVSFNIIDKKGSWFSYKGQRLGQGRDSVKEELEKNPALLEEIEKQIKLYSKEKIDSISFKGSEEALAEELAGV
- a CDS encoding Farnesyl diphosphate synthase, yielding MRIDFLKQYQETVENALKGYINAWSVKSTLRDACEYALLNGGKRFRPILVLLIAKSLPFQFDATQAALAVEFFHTASLIADDLPCMDDEELRRQKPALHKAFGEATAILASYSLIAAGYELLAANGELLKQKGLSQEKADRLIVLAMQNVSVNTGLNGASAGQYFDIYPSHFDLAEIFETIRKKTVTLFEISFVLGWLFGGGNPEKIDQVKNAAKHFGMAFQIADDFIDAQEDALQDRKINTVNLLGKNEAQILLDYHLESFTTTCENLELNHSVLFEMLEQLKAT
- the glmU gene encoding Bifunctional protein GlmU translates to MLKLRAYLDINLKLLKFSTKDLKFLNSKISKLVMNNFSPNYFINLSDLKHKELFSVSYIWEVIAKLEEYLSNYKLGKIEIDIPRGVYLENPELISIGRGTVLEPGAYIKGPVIIEANCVIRHGAYIRGNVIAEEGSLIGHATEAKNCFLSPGAHAAHFSYLGDSILGINVNLGAGTICSNVKLNREEITIKDQGKIYQTGLKKMGAVIGDGCQLGCNTVTNPGAIIGKKASSFPNSTIFGVVPANAIIKPHSFRKTEVEI
- the rlmCD_1 gene encoding 23S rRNA (uracil-C(5))-methyltransferase RlmCD, with translation MNKFSQKKLCSHFPHCPSCQMQQIEESALYQKALNFFAKQKIKYEYTEGQGTGWRRRAKLAVRWQKKALCIGLYEPGTHKVINIDNCAAHDPLINSAIKLFKAWVSEEGLQAYDEDKRTGLIKYIQLEVERMTQTVRLTIVLHADQIDESFKTKIIRLYEKESIWHSIWINCNLTITNTIFGKKWELICGKKFLWENYDNLKVAFLPSNFMQANAEMYACLLEDIYNQLTQKTNVEEFYAGVGTIGLKIVEKANQVHCCELDDSSKASFEVAKNVLPLANQSKIEFVVASAKDIANRLLECETAIFDPPRKGLDKELLTQIAKSTTLKEIHYVSCGWDSFERDTYQLISLGWQIKFAKIYWFFPGTDHIETYVVFKKN
- a CDS encoding 6-hydroxynicotinate 3-monooxygenase precursor, with the protein product MKNKNILISGAGVAGLTLAFWLKRFGFNPTLVEKHPTLRLGGYKIDIRGVALEILKRMEIYSLVAEHRTAISHAVFVDKAGKQVSQVSADFCGTRMEGVDLEIMRGNLCLIMKDALGEVECLFDDTVTHIAQGINGVTVRFEKHTPRLFDLVIGTDGLHSTIRKLTFGDEFIFSREFGVYLSVFSIPNFLNLDACEIEHHSFRKFVNLYRDGNDINAKVAMAFSIDKPFYSRDQNEQKKLIEEIFANSDWEMSRILEAMKDSSDFYFDSMAQIHMPLWSKDRVTLVGDAAYSATPMSGQGTSIAIAGAYVLAGELSDAEGDYQVAFSNYEKLIRPFVEKNQALAHVSARIMKGSFYSVWLHKIASIMPAKVLHYFKNLALNRTTKAANALILKEYNEKNN
- the kstR2 gene encoding HTH-type transcriptional repressor KstR2 — its product is MKRIIKNPAERRAEIVRTARDLFLTKDYDRTTMQDFMNHLGIAKGTIYHYFKSKEELLEAVVEDIVNQHIEEMNILIQKTTGNALQKLQALIEAGNKVEAPLVLEKLHERGNESMHTRILVATLMKQAPLYAKLIQQGCEEGLFETNYPLECAEFILSGIQFLTDLGISPWTEEDLMRRIKAFPKLIEQLLQAPSNSFQFMLKNGRYIN
- a CDS encoding nucleoside triphosphate pyrophosphohydrolase, translated to MKFQILKNKLRDEVKKKIFDGFGSQAIESTGINGLEEDPISFEIFHDQEFVGAIVVQCFWGQLHIKYLFVEKHYRGQGIARELMNYALEFGKKQGYHFAFVETMSFQAPEFYQKMGFKIEFSRSGYAKDTCFHYLKKNLKDEVDTATREEVTRLGVYGVSIKDGNILLVYQKKGPYAGKLDFPGGGIEFGESPEQALRREFVEEVAMDFNSLQLIENITTTVKVPLSSSNQAYTFFHIGMIYQVSGCRCIEKHTVGELNHVWTNPNTLAQDQCSSLLWKFLQKQL